CGACCGGGAGACGACGCGACGGCGGCTGGAACCGCCGGTTCCAAAGCGAACGGCGATCTCGGCGGCCGCCTCGAGCGGCTGCTCTTCGCGACGCATCCCTCGACCGAGCGCCGGCTCGAGATTCTCGCCGACCTCGAGGCGACGGAGGCGGCGGCGTAACCGCCGGCCCTACTCGCTCGAGTCGAAGCCGACCGCGTCGGCGTCGGCCAGACACCGTTCGCTGGCCGACTCGAGGTCGAACTCGCGGACGATTTCGCCGTCTCGGACGAGCGGCTCGAGCAGCGCGTCGCCCTCGTCGGGCCCCTCGCGGTCGGCCAGCGCGACGTGGTGGCCGCCGTCGGGCGTGCGGTAGACCTCCTTCACGCCGGAGAGCTTGCCCCGCTTGGAGATCGGCTCGCCCTCGATCTCGACGATGTCGAGGCTGAAGTCGACCGAGTCGGCGCCGGTGATGTGGCTACCGACGCCGAAGCCGTCGGCGACATCGCGGAGGGGGCGGATGGTCTCGGGAGTGAGCCCGCCGCTACAGAAGATGTCGACGTCCTCGCGGCCGCGCGCGTCGAGTTCCCAGCGAACTTCGCGGATGATGTGCCGGAAGTCGCCCCGTCGCGAGCTCGTGGTATCGATGCGAACGCCGTCCAGGTCCTCGCCCAGCGTCTCGGCGGCCAGCAGGCTCTCGCTCTTCTCGTCCCAGAAGGTGTCGACCAGCGCGATCCGCGGGACGTCCTCGCCGACGGCCTCGTCGAAGGCCGTCCAGGCCTCGTCCTGGTTGCCCTCACCGAAGCAGAACATCAGCGCGTGGGGCATCGTCCCGCCCGGTTCGCGCTCCAGGATATCGCCCGCGGCGACGTGGGAGAAGCCGTCCAACCCCGCGAGCAGGGCCGCGCGTTCGACCGTCGACGTGATCGACGGGTGGACGTGGCGGGCGCCGAAGGAGAGCACCAGCGAGTCGGGTGCCGCCAGCCGCGCCTCGAGGGCGGCCGTCGCGAAGCCGCTCGGCTGCGAGAGGAATCCCAGGAGGGAGGTCTCGAGTTCGGCGAACTCGAGGTAGGGGCCCTCGATGCGCAGGACGGGCCCGCCGTCGAACAGCTGGCCGTCGGGTAGGGCGTCGACGTCGACGTTCCGACCCTCGAACAGCGTGGCGACGTCTGCCACGCCGGTGAAGACGTCGAAGGAGCCGGTGGGAAACTGGTCGGCGGTCACCTCGGCCACGACGTGAGGGTTCTTCCCCGCGTGCTCGAGCGTGGCGCGGGTGCGCTCGAAGTAGGCGTCGGTGGCGCGCCCCTCGAGAACGGCCTCGGCTGGGACGGTACCGAACGGATTTGACATATCGGTGAGTTCCCGAGGGAAGTAAAAAAGCTACTCGTCTGCGGATGCCGTCGCCGCCGGCGCCGGTGACGGTGACGGTGCTGTCGCGGTTCCCGCACGCAACGGTGCGGGTGGCGCGGCCGTTGCGATCGATTCGCTCGGCACGGCTGGTGCGGTCGCCGCGGTCGGTACGTCCGACAGGGTCGACCCAGTCGACGCGTTCACTCTCGGCGCATGGACGCCCTCGAGGTCGTCGACCGTCGGCGCGCCGACGATCGTGACGGCGTCGTCGTCGACAGTCACGCGGTACGCCCCCTCGAAGGCGTCGCCGTCGGGAATCCGGTACGTATCCGTCCCGGCGTCGACCGACTCCGCGCCGCGGGTCTCGAGGAGGGTGCGGTACGCGTCGGCGAACTCGTCGGCGTCGGCCCGGCTCTCCCAGGCGAGGCGCCAGACGTGACCGGTCCGCTCCCCGTCGGCGTCGCGGTACGCGGTGAAGGTGTCGCCAGCCCAGCCGTCGGTCGCGGGATGGGAGTAGTTGTACGGCGAGAGCTCGGTCGCCCCCGCCGTGATCGAGCGCTCGATGACGCCGTTGGCCCACAGGGTCCCGAAGAGGGTCGCCTCGCCCACCGTCTCGGTTCGAACCTCGCCGCCGGCGGTGATCGGTTCCCACTCGTCGCTCGAGCGATCCGGGACGTCGACGTCGACCGGCCGATCGTCCGGATAGCGGTCGGGGTGGATCACCTGGCTGGTGCTGGCGGGATACTCGTCATGGGCGTCGTCGACCGCGGCCCAGCCGCCACGCTCGGAGAGGGACTCGACGAACGACGGCCCCTCCGCGTACGGCGCGTAGATCGAGAGGAAGAGGCCGACATTGAACGGCCGATCGGCTTCCACTTCGGCCGGAGCCGCCGGCGTGACGGGGAGACACTGCCACTCGTCGCCGCAGCGCTCGGCGTAGCGGTGTGGCACGTAGTTGGCCTCCCCCTCGATCAGGCCGAGTTCGGCCCGCCGCTCGTCGATCGTCTCGCCGTCGCGCTCGAGGCCGAAGCGCTGATCCTGGAGGGCGTGGACCAGTTCGTGGACCAGCGTCTCGCGGTCGATGAGGATCTCGTCGGCGTCGGCGGCGATGATGACGATCCGACCGTTCACGTAGTAGCCCTGAACGCTGCTGCCGTAGAGGTCGTCCATCGCCTCGTTGACGTCCGTCTCGCCGTCGACGACGAACGCCCCGCGCCACAGTTCGTTCGTAAACGCCGACGCAGACTCCGACCCGCCCCGCTGGCCTCGGTACTCGGATCGCGAGATCACCTCGAGGTCCACGTCGCGTTCGAACTTCAGCCCGCGGACGACCTCGATCCGGGCCATCGAGCGGTACTTGACGGCCTCGAGTTGCGACTCGGTGAGCGTCTCCTCGCCGTCGAACGCGAAGGTGTCGTCGTGGGCGTAGCCGCCGACGTGCCCCAGCTCTCGGCTCGTGTCGAACCTGTCGGGCGAACCGGGGACCGTACACCCCGAGAGGAGCAGCAGGCCGACGAGCGCGAGCACCGCGAGGCGGCTCCGTTGCATCGAGGGCCGGTTTCGAGGGCAGGGACAAAGATTCGTCGTTCAGGCGCGACCGCGGTCGGAACGGCCGCCGTCGGGTTCCTCGGGTCCGGCGTCGGGTCCGGACGGCGTCGAACGCGGGGACGCAGCGGTAACCGGCGCCGACCGTGGCGACGAATCCGACCCGCCGCGCTCAGCTTCGAGCCGCCGTGCCCGCGCTCGCGCCGCCAGCAGCGCGATCGCGACGGCGGTGCCCGTTCCGGGGACGGCGAAGCCGGGCAGCGAATCGTCGTCCTCTCCGTTTCCGCCGTCCTCCCCATCTCCGTCTTCCGCCTCGCCGGAGCCGTCGGCGTCGGTCGACCCGATCGTATCCTCGCCCGCCGGCGCGGAGCCTGCCGAGAGCCCGTCGAGCGCGGCGACGGACGGTGCGTGGACGATCCGCACCGTCTCGCCGTCGCGCTCGAGGAAGTACGCGCCGGGGTAGCCCTCGTCGTCGATCGCGTAGGTGTTCCGCCGATCCTCGACGGCGTCGGCGCCGTTGATCTCGAGCAGTTCGACGTAGGCGCCGGCGAACTCCGCGGCGTC
This genomic window from Haloterrigena salifodinae contains:
- a CDS encoding nicotinate phosphoribosyltransferase; translation: MSNPFGTVPAEAVLEGRATDAYFERTRATLEHAGKNPHVVAEVTADQFPTGSFDVFTGVADVATLFEGRNVDVDALPDGQLFDGGPVLRIEGPYLEFAELETSLLGFLSQPSGFATAALEARLAAPDSLVLSFGARHVHPSITSTVERAALLAGLDGFSHVAAGDILEREPGGTMPHALMFCFGEGNQDEAWTAFDEAVGEDVPRIALVDTFWDEKSESLLAAETLGEDLDGVRIDTTSSRRGDFRHIIREVRWELDARGREDVDIFCSGGLTPETIRPLRDVADGFGVGSHITGADSVDFSLDIVEIEGEPISKRGKLSGVKEVYRTPDGGHHVALADREGPDEGDALLEPLVRDGEIVREFDLESASERCLADADAVGFDSSE
- a CDS encoding Hvo_1808 family surface protein translates to MQRSRLAVLALVGLLLLSGCTVPGSPDRFDTSRELGHVGGYAHDDTFAFDGEETLTESQLEAVKYRSMARIEVVRGLKFERDVDLEVISRSEYRGQRGGSESASAFTNELWRGAFVVDGETDVNEAMDDLYGSSVQGYYVNGRIVIIAADADEILIDRETLVHELVHALQDQRFGLERDGETIDERRAELGLIEGEANYVPHRYAERCGDEWQCLPVTPAAPAEVEADRPFNVGLFLSIYAPYAEGPSFVESLSERGGWAAVDDAHDEYPASTSQVIHPDRYPDDRPVDVDVPDRSSDEWEPITAGGEVRTETVGEATLFGTLWANGVIERSITAGATELSPYNYSHPATDGWAGDTFTAYRDADGERTGHVWRLAWESRADADEFADAYRTLLETRGAESVDAGTDTYRIPDGDAFEGAYRVTVDDDAVTIVGAPTVDDLEGVHAPRVNASTGSTLSDVPTAATAPAVPSESIATAAPPAPLRAGTATAPSPSPAPAATASADE